The DNA region AAAGCCCCCATGACCCCGGCAGAATGCCATGCATATGGCACTAGGGCCGGTTACAACCGTACCATAAATCGGATTTGAAGGCAAACATACGTTCGAGGCATTGACACCCGAGCGAGCGGGTGTGATAAAATCTAGGGGACGAACAAGCGTTTGGCACAAAATATGGGTATACTTGTTAACGAACGCCCGTTCGGCACAAGATAGAGTAAGGAGAGTACCATGGGCAAGCGCAGACGATTCACCTTGATGCCGGCCATCATGCTGGCCGCGCTGAGCCTTATGGTGACGGTGCCGGCTCTCTCGAGCATGCACCTCTACGCGGCCGGAACCCAGCGCTACGCGACAGTCGTCGTGCAGCCCGGCGACACCCTCTGGGCCATCGCCTCGGCGCGGACTGCCCGCAGTGGCGACGTCCAAGAGACCATCGATCGCATCGCTGAGGTCAACCACCTTGGCGGCTCGCCGATCGTTCCGGGCCAGCGCCTCCACGTCCCCATTTCGTCAAGCTCAATATGACAAGAGGGTAACCTCCGTCAGAGCTGACGCAAGAGACCCCACCTCCCGGGGTCTTTTTCTTTCCCAGTCCAAACCGCACCAGAGCCTGTCCTGAGCATTGTCAAAGGGCGGTTCTTTTTTTTAGCTTTTCGTAACGACGATCACACTGTGGTCGCGATGCTCGTCCAGAAATGCAAATCCGTCCGCGATCCAGATGTCGAGCCCGCCTTGCGAGTGTTTTGCAACCTCGCGCACAACGTGCAAGCGATCTTTGAGCCACGCTAGCTCCGAGCGCGGAGCCGCCGGCCAGATCGAGATCTCGCAGTCTTCACAAAAGTAACCGGCTGCCATCCCTTCGACTTCGCTCAGGGTCCTTCGATACCTCAGGATGACAATAAAAAAGTGCCCCCGCTTTCGCAGGGGCACTTTCGCTTGAACTAACCTAGCTTCGAACTAGAGCTTGATCTGCAGTTCCAAGTACGCTTGGAAGGGCAGAGCTCCAGAGAGCGGAGCGAAGGGATAGTTGTACGCTGCCGGATAGTTCGGGCTGCCATTGGTTGCCCCGTTCGCAGAAGTTCCGTAATAGAAACCGCTGCCATAACCGGGCTGGCTGCTGTTTGCTCCGACATAGGTACCGTTGGACGAGCCGTAACCACAGACGATGCTCCCCGGCTTGAATTGCGAGGACCATGCTGTGTTCGTTCCGCCCCAGCAGTAGTTCAGGATGTTGGTGAGCGTCAAGTTGGCAGTCACCCGCGGTGAGATGTCATACTTGATCAGCGCACCGACATTGATCTGCCACGGCTGCTGGAACTTGCCCATGCCGTCGAACGAACCCGTATACGGATTCGGTATCGCGAGATAGCCGCTGTCCGTCGAGAAGGTCGCTCCGGCGGTAAGGAAGTCGCAGAAGCCCGCGGTCGATGCCGGGGGAGCGACTGGTGTACCAGTGGGACTAATCGCCGCCGATTGATTCTGGGCACACGTGCGCGGATCCGTACCGTACGTGTCGGTCGGCGACCCGTAGTACGCCCCAGAGATCATCGTGAAGTTGGGTGCGATGGCAAAACGGCCTTTCTTATACTGGATCCAACCGCTGAATTGGTGCGGCCAGATTGCACTCTGGGCCCCGCCCTGATCGTACGGAGCGTTCGGCGCTTCGTTCGGATAGGGTTGGTACCAGCCCATGCGATCCAGTAACGGCTGCGATGCCATATTGAAGTAGGGATTAACGATCGTGGTCGGGTTCGCGGCGAAGTTTGCCGGACAGGCAACGCCGACACCGCCGTTATAGCACGGAGAACCCCCACCCGCCGACGTCAGTTTATTGAACGCCGAGATGTAGGTGTTCAGGTAATCGATCGAGTTTGTTCCGCTCGGCAGATTACCATATTGGACGAGCGCGTTCGTATAGGTATACGAAAGCTGTCCCGACCAACCGTCGCGAGTCGGGTCACCCTTTTGGATGCCGACTTCGACGCCGTAGCTGTGCTGATGTCCGGTATTCGTTCCCGAAACAAAGCCCGGTGCGAGGACCACGGTCTCGATCTGGTTGTGTGTATCGCGA from Candidatus Rubrimentiphilum sp. includes:
- a CDS encoding LysM peptidoglycan-binding domain-containing protein, translated to MGKRRRFTLMPAIMLAALSLMVTVPALSSMHLYAAGTQRYATVVVQPGDTLWAIASARTARSGDVQETIDRIAEVNHLGGSPIVPGQRLHVPISSSSI